A genome region from Mercenaria mercenaria strain notata chromosome 11, MADL_Memer_1, whole genome shotgun sequence includes the following:
- the LOC123530722 gene encoding RAB6A-GEF complex partner protein 2-like, which produces MPNSRIGSHDLEIETGRHRKIERENRLCRKCNKNIIEDEFHFLLCCEFYSELRMMNGPDSLSWASAQIHCQCSVSESRVFLPRTDQLSTEEVSTSGCDTSFVPSKGERGMTVLTTKPKILFCDMRLDPGQSKTCKSC; this is translated from the exons ATGCCTAATAGTAG AATAGGTTCTCACGATCTTGAGATTGAAACTGGTCGACATAGGAAAATAGAAAGAGAAAATAGATTGTGTAGAAAATGTAATAAGAATATTATAGAAGATGAGTTCCATTTTTTACTTTGTTGTGAATTTTACTCGGAATTAAGAATGAT GAATGGTCCAGATAGTTTATCATGGGCGAGTGCACAGATCCATTGCCAGTGTTCAGTGAGTGAGAGCCGTGTATTTCTCCCTCGCACAGATCAACTCTCAACAGAGGAGGTGTCTACTTCAG GTTGTGACACGTCGTTTGTACCAAGTAAAGGAGAGCGAGGGATGACAGTATTGACAACCAAGCCAAAAATCTTGTTCTGTGATATGAGGCTTGATCCTGGACAATCCAAAACTTGTAAGTCTTGCTAA
- the LOC123530858 gene encoding protein wech-like codes for MEVGGRREPNKFIQKQEDILCQPCQCDGVDILADGYCKTCNEYFCSFCLKLHKRLSISKAHVIIHKDRMPKVPYNSDPCLELCTIHKAEIVKSYCQRHDSVGCNDCMIVDHTSCKIQLVTEVSSNYGNSRELNLIKQRIADLTDNIVSSKHEITCTLKRAQEMKNKLTEEIKTFRKELNDYFDRMEAKLLDEVEQITARDVALQTQLKDQCKTMEKEIEEFQSKLDQHSAKSNQLFVTTKLAQKRLHTYQKAIENIAFKPSINVYKFKPSTDLTALKENQTPIGILSSQNPEKTEQSSDYVSDMTTQFVRKFSVRTETENDCWITGMAMISNDEILLADCLNRSLKILNVTETSITSMIMPPGKPLDVTTINSETAAATLTDTGKILFVDTKNGLSTNNILTVRKNCKGIDYHDGHLVVSFCGSPPAVQILNMNGHILHEISDTHIFQHPCNVAFSKDKKTVFVSDFKKNTVNELEIDGNLNVLVKHENLNRPSGLAMTKSGSVVVCCVGDSDRVSMIDTSTTEVLPLYTQHVEKPESILVREDLNCMYICENRGTVDSNYIKMYYLTQ; via the coding sequence ATGGAGGTAGGTGGGCGAAGAGAACCTAACAAATTCATACAAAAGCAGGAGGATATATTATGCCAACCATGTCAATGTGACGGTGTGGATATTCTAGCTGACGGTTACTGTAAAACCTGTAAcgaatatttttgttctttttgtctaAAACTTCATAAGAGACTGTCAATCAGTAAGGCACATGTGATAATACACAAAGACAGAATGCCGAAAGTGCCGTATAACAGTGATCCATGCTTGGAATTGTGCACTATCCATAAAGCTGAAATAGTGAAATCTTACTGTCAAAGACATGATTCTGTGGGATGCAATGACTGCATGATTGTTGATCATACATCATGCAAGATTCAGCTGGTTACCGAGGTATCCAGTAACTATGGCAACAGCAGGGAACTTAACCTAATCAAGCAGAGGATTGCAGATCTTACAGACAACATTGTTTCTTCTAAACATGAAATAACTTGTACTCTGAAACGTGCACAGGAAATGAAGAATAAACTTACTgaagaaattaaaacatttagaaaagaGTTGAATGATTACTTTGACAGAATGGAAGCTAAACTTCTTGACGAAGTTGAACAAATAACTGCTAGAGATGTAGCATTACAAACACAGCTTAAAGATCAATGTAAAACCATGgaaaaagaaattgaagaatttcaaagtaaACTTGATCAACATTCAGCAAAGTCGAATCAGTTATTTGTTACTACCAAACTGGCACAGAAAAGGCTGCATACCTACCAGAAGGCCATTGAAAATATAGCCTTTAAGCCTTCAATAAATGTCTACAAGTTTAAACCCTCCACAGACCTGACTGCACTGAAAGAGAACCAGACTCCCATCGGAATCCTCAGTTCACAAAACCCGGAAAAAACTGAACAAAGCTCAGACTATGTCAGTGATATGACAACACAATTTGTACGAAAGTTCAGTGTCCGAACTGAGACTGAGAACGACTGTTGGATAACAGGAATGGCGATGATTTCAAATGATGAAATTCTGCTTGCCGACTGTCTCAATAGATCTCTGAAGATCTTAAATGTCACCGAAACCTCCATAACTTCAATGATTATGCCTCCTGGAAAGCCGTTAGATGTGACAACAATAAATTCAGAAACTGCTGCAGCTACTCTAACAGATACAGGAAAGATCTTGTTTGTGGACACAAAAAATGGCTTATCTACAAATAACATTCTAACAGTTCGAAAAAACTGCAAAGGAATTGATTATCATGATGGTCATCTTGTAGTGTCCTTCTGCGGTTCCCCTCCGGCAGTCCAGATACTGAATATGAATGGTCATATTCTACACGAAATTAGTGACACACATATATTTCAGCATCCTTGTAACGTAGCCTTCAGTAAAGATAAGAAGACTGTTTTTGTCTCGGATTTTAAGAAAAATACAGTAAATGAGTTAGAAATTGATGGAAATCTAAATGTTCTGGTGAAGCATGAAAATCTGAATCGACCAAGTGGACTGGCCATGACCAAAAGTGGCAGCGTGGTTGTTTGTTGTGTGGGCGACAGTGATCGGGTCAGCATGATAGACACCAGTACAACAGAGGTGCTGCCGCTCTACACGCAGCATGTAGAGAAACCAGAGTCAATTCTGGTCCGTGAAGATCTTAACTGCATGTATATCTGTGAAAATAGGGGAACTGTTGACAGTAACTACATCAAAATGTATTATCTGACACAGTAG